The following proteins come from a genomic window of Shewanella halifaxensis HAW-EB4:
- a CDS encoding integron integrase, translated as MAAIKSPFLTQVREHMRMRGYSIKTEKAYLYWIKAFINFQQKRHPETMGQAEVTQFLSFLANSRNVAINTQKVALNALVYLYHKHLKQDLGDLGFRYATKQRQLPIVLSTEEVSEVLCQLNGRDQLIVQLLYGSGLRVSECLRLRIQDIDLARCSLTVRNGKGHKDRQTILSQKCAIKLPAYIDAARAIQIKDNTYCIGPSLPNALERKYPNAFRQAGWMFVFPSTTTSDNPYTKTHCRHHLHQSVIRKALAAAVRKTHIIKRVTCHTFRHSFATHLLQAGRDIRTIQELLGHNDVNTTQIYTHVLGQHYAGTVSPLDSL; from the coding sequence ATGGCAGCTATAAAAAGTCCTTTTCTGACTCAAGTTCGTGAACATATGCGTATGCGCGGTTACAGTATCAAAACAGAAAAAGCATACTTGTACTGGATTAAAGCCTTTATCAACTTCCAGCAAAAGCGTCACCCAGAAACAATGGGACAAGCTGAAGTGACACAATTCCTCAGTTTTCTGGCTAACTCACGTAATGTTGCGATTAATACACAGAAAGTGGCGCTCAATGCTCTTGTGTACCTTTATCATAAGCATCTAAAGCAAGATCTAGGTGACCTGGGGTTTAGATATGCCACCAAACAAAGGCAGTTACCTATTGTGCTATCAACCGAAGAAGTTTCTGAGGTTCTTTGTCAGCTTAATGGGCGAGACCAACTTATTGTCCAGTTACTATATGGCAGCGGACTGCGGGTTTCAGAATGTTTAAGGTTACGTATTCAAGATATCGATCTAGCACGCTGCTCACTCACTGTCAGAAATGGCAAAGGCCATAAAGACAGACAAACCATTCTCAGTCAAAAATGTGCAATCAAACTACCTGCTTATATCGATGCTGCGCGTGCTATTCAGATTAAGGACAATACCTATTGTATAGGGCCATCTTTACCCAATGCGCTAGAGCGTAAGTACCCCAATGCATTTAGGCAAGCTGGCTGGATGTTTGTTTTTCCATCAACCACCACAAGTGATAATCCATACACTAAGACTCACTGTAGACACCATTTACATCAGAGTGTCATTCGAAAAGCACTTGCAGCTGCGGTGCGAAAAACCCATATCATCAAACGTGTCACTTGCCATACCTTCAGGCACAGCTTTGCCACCCATTTACTTCAAGCTGGGCGGGACATAAGAACTATTCAGGAGCTACTGGGCCACAATGATGTCAATACCACTCAAATCTACACTCACGTGCTTGGCCAACATTACGCAGGAACGGTGAGTCCGCTAGATAGTCTGTAA
- a CDS encoding TerC/Alx family metal homeostasis membrane protein — translation MFLSELFSGYQGLVFLTLLMLGIDLLLTRGRISFRSAAAWSVFWFSLAFLFAGAIYLFWPEMSPTSPLSSSEASTAFITGYLLEKSLSVDNLFVFALIFAQFNVPDKNVPRILMLGIVGALVLRGIMISVGAPLIAQFHMILYLFGFFLIWTGVQMWRQHDQESSSFSDSFAVRLVKKFMRFSPDYHGNKLFIRDNIGILATPMLVVVTVIAMTDVMFALDSIPAIFAVTQEAYLVLAANVFALLGLRSLYFVLGGMLSKFAYLHHTLAFMLCFIGTKMLLIDTPFAIATSVSLGVILASLAVGIGASIWKQHQLEKTTL, via the coding sequence ATGTTCTTAAGTGAACTCTTTTCAGGCTATCAAGGCCTAGTCTTTCTCACTCTATTGATGCTTGGCATCGATTTATTACTCACAAGAGGCAGGATCAGTTTTCGTTCTGCCGCAGCTTGGAGTGTGTTCTGGTTTTCACTGGCTTTCTTGTTTGCTGGCGCTATCTACCTCTTTTGGCCAGAGATGTCGCCAACTAGCCCACTCTCTTCAAGCGAAGCTAGCACAGCGTTTATCACTGGTTATCTTCTTGAAAAGTCACTGAGTGTCGATAACCTATTTGTTTTCGCGCTAATCTTTGCTCAATTCAATGTACCAGACAAAAACGTCCCGCGGATCCTGATGTTAGGTATCGTGGGTGCATTAGTATTGCGCGGTATCATGATTTCAGTCGGCGCTCCACTAATAGCACAGTTCCACATGATACTTTATCTGTTCGGTTTCTTCCTGATTTGGACAGGTGTGCAAATGTGGCGTCAGCATGATCAAGAGAGCTCATCGTTTTCAGACAGTTTTGCCGTTCGTTTGGTGAAGAAATTTATGCGGTTCAGCCCTGACTATCATGGGAATAAGCTCTTTATCCGCGATAACATTGGGATATTGGCAACGCCAATGCTAGTCGTTGTCACGGTCATTGCGATGACTGACGTGATGTTCGCCTTAGACTCGATCCCTGCAATCTTTGCGGTAACACAAGAGGCTTACTTGGTACTTGCTGCAAACGTCTTTGCCTTATTAGGCCTACGTTCGCTGTACTTTGTTCTAGGTGGTATGTTGAGTAAATTTGCTTATTTGCATCATACATTAGCATTTATGCTGTGCTTTATTGGTACCAAGATGTTACTTATTGACACCCCGTTTGCTATCGCAACGTCTGTTTCTCTTGGGGTTATCCTAGCTTCGCTGGCAGTCGGAATTGGTGCATCCATTTGGAAGCAACACCAATTGGAAAAAACGACGTTATAA
- a CDS encoding 5'-methylthioadenosine/adenosylhomocysteine nucleosidase — MRTALVIITLLSSLMTINTQAKPADTAARSQPIAILGAMDAEIEKLLPEITQRQTHTVAKNTYYTGFIEGKPVVVTRSGVGKVNAAITTYVLINQFDVNSIIFTGIAGAAGPKLNVADVVISTALVQHDVDLTAFGAPKGQLDGYDDRYFYADEKLQALALEAAKGAVGEARVHSGIIATGDQFIADKGIVSMLLQEFNAIAVEMEGAAVAQVTDMFDIPLVVIRTISDKADGSAHLVYEEAKQVTADNSVAITLNMIREM; from the coding sequence ATGCGCACCGCTCTTGTCATTATCACTCTACTATCATCACTTATGACTATTAATACTCAAGCAAAACCTGCAGATACTGCAGCTAGATCTCAGCCAATCGCAATTTTAGGTGCGATGGATGCTGAAATTGAAAAGCTACTACCTGAAATCACACAACGCCAAACTCATACAGTTGCTAAAAATACTTATTACACAGGCTTTATCGAAGGCAAACCTGTTGTTGTTACCCGCTCAGGTGTGGGTAAAGTTAATGCCGCCATCACCACTTACGTGTTGATTAACCAGTTTGATGTAAACAGTATTATCTTTACGGGTATCGCTGGCGCGGCAGGTCCTAAACTGAATGTTGCCGATGTGGTGATTTCGACTGCACTAGTACAACACGATGTAGACTTAACCGCTTTTGGCGCGCCAAAAGGTCAGCTTGATGGTTATGATGATCGCTACTTCTACGCTGATGAAAAGTTACAAGCTCTAGCGCTAGAAGCGGCGAAAGGAGCGGTCGGCGAAGCGCGCGTACACTCGGGCATTATCGCAACGGGCGATCAGTTTATAGCCGATAAAGGCATAGTCAGCATGCTACTTCAAGAGTTCAATGCTATCGCCGTAGAGATGGAAGGCGCTGCAGTGGCGCAGGTCACCGATATGTTTGATATTCCATTGGTTGTCATTCGCACCATCTCTGATAAAGCCGATGGCTCGGCGCATCTTGTCTATGAAGAGGCTAAGCAGGTAACCGCCGACAACTCAGTGGCCATCACACTAAATATGATCCGCGAAATGTAA
- a CDS encoding FUSC family protein, with amino-acid sequence MFVYERTRGVLFSLGMGLPILYGAITQHFLQAAFMSLGALLALLLDPRSQALKQILAIVIGVLAVICAAALGFTLIGHPHMAIAALIVFGFLAGLPKPEHAYWGLLGKYIATALLLAQLGFPASTAIGIAYFYGALLALFLILLQGWLYKIDEVGHSPSNEFFQLIKGDTNGPFYGLTLPLTILAATLSANWLHVNQPGWVGLTILFVMHINDRLSWYRLWDRIVGTLLGIIIAYLSVRYLDQIGLALVIAAFAFWIPYSLRKSYLLFSLSITVTVMVAINFALLPNGDLNLMSWRFYDTLIGCFWVAIALIITHGIHVFKSKI; translated from the coding sequence ATGTTTGTATATGAGCGTACTCGAGGTGTGCTTTTTTCTTTGGGTATGGGCTTACCAATCCTTTACGGGGCAATTACGCAGCATTTTCTCCAAGCTGCATTTATGAGTCTAGGTGCATTACTCGCATTGCTACTCGACCCACGTAGCCAAGCATTAAAGCAAATCTTAGCTATCGTTATTGGAGTTTTGGCGGTGATCTGTGCCGCAGCGCTTGGGTTCACATTAATCGGTCATCCACACATGGCCATTGCGGCATTAATCGTGTTCGGCTTTCTCGCCGGTCTCCCCAAACCAGAACACGCCTACTGGGGGCTATTGGGCAAATATATTGCTACAGCACTATTATTGGCCCAACTAGGATTTCCTGCATCAACCGCTATCGGTATAGCCTATTTTTATGGCGCACTTCTTGCCTTATTCCTTATCTTACTGCAAGGCTGGCTATATAAAATTGACGAGGTTGGTCACTCGCCTAGCAATGAGTTTTTTCAGCTTATTAAAGGTGACACCAACGGCCCTTTTTATGGCTTAACGTTACCACTTACCATACTTGCTGCAACGCTCAGTGCGAATTGGTTGCATGTCAACCAGCCCGGTTGGGTCGGCTTGACGATATTATTCGTGATGCACATCAATGATAGGCTTTCTTGGTACCGCTTATGGGACCGCATAGTTGGCACCTTGCTGGGGATCATTATTGCTTACTTATCGGTTCGCTATCTTGATCAGATTGGCTTAGCGCTGGTAATTGCCGCTTTTGCCTTTTGGATCCCATATAGCCTCAGGAAGAGCTATTTACTGTTTAGCCTCTCGATAACGGTCACTGTGATGGTGGCAATCAATTTTGCGCTATTACCTAATGGTGATTTAAACCTTATGAGTTGGCGTTTCTATGACACCTTAATTGGCTGTTTTTGGGTCGCAATCGCGCTCATTATCACCCATGGGATCCATGTTTTTAAAAGCAAAATATAA